In Vibrio alfacsensis, the following proteins share a genomic window:
- the gcvH gene encoding glycine cleavage system protein GcvH, producing the protein MDKTLKFTDSHEWVRDNGDGTVTIGISEHAQEMLGDVVFVDLPDVEDEVEAGESFSLVESVKAASDIYSPITGEVVEINEELEDSPELINEEPYEGGWIVKVKLSDPSELDDLKDAEEYLSSIEEE; encoded by the coding sequence ATGGACAAAACACTGAAGTTTACAGATAGCCACGAGTGGGTACGTGACAACGGTGACGGCACAGTAACTATCGGTATTTCTGAGCACGCTCAAGAGATGCTTGGTGATGTGGTATTCGTTGACCTACCAGACGTGGAAGATGAAGTCGAAGCAGGCGAAAGCTTTTCTTTGGTGGAATCTGTAAAAGCCGCTTCAGACATCTACTCGCCAATCACTGGTGAAGTAGTTGAAATCAACGAAGAACTAGAAGACAGCCCAGAGCTAATCAACGAAGAACCATACGAAGGTGGTTGGATTGTGAAAGTGAAACTTTCAGATCCATCTGAGTTGGATGATTTAAAAGATGCGGAAGAATACCTAAGCTCTATCGAAGAAGAGTAA
- a CDS encoding serine hydroxymethyltransferase, producing the protein MNKSYPNHSLENFFSTNLSATDDAVFAGIQAEFARQNEQIELIASENIVSKAVMQAQGTCLTNKYAEGYPGRRYYGGCEHVDTVEAIAIERAKKLFNCEYANVQPHSGAQANGAVKLALLQPGDTIMGMSLDAGGHLTHGARPALSGKWFNAVQYGVDRETLEIDYDAVRQIAIEHQPKMIIAGGSAIPRTIDFAKFRAIADEVNAILMVDMAHIAGLIATGAHPSPLPHAHVVTTTTHKTLRGPRGGMILTNHDDIIKKINSAVFPGLQGGPLMHVIASKAVAFGEALGPEFKTYIDSVINNAKVLAEVLQTRGCDIVTGGTDTHLMLVDLRPKGLKGNKAEEALERAGITCNKNGIPFDTEKPMITSGIRLGTPAGTSRGFGAEEFKLIGNWIGDVLDGLVNNPEGDAIVEKRVRKQVKELCNRYPLYQ; encoded by the coding sequence ATGAACAAGAGTTACCCTAACCACAGCCTAGAAAACTTTTTCTCTACCAACCTTTCTGCGACAGATGACGCTGTCTTTGCCGGTATTCAGGCCGAATTCGCTCGCCAAAATGAACAAATCGAGCTTATCGCTTCTGAAAACATCGTTTCTAAAGCGGTCATGCAAGCACAAGGCACATGCCTAACCAATAAATACGCTGAGGGTTACCCGGGTCGCCGTTACTATGGTGGTTGTGAACACGTCGATACTGTGGAAGCCATTGCTATCGAACGTGCGAAGAAACTTTTTAATTGCGAATACGCAAACGTTCAACCTCACTCTGGGGCGCAAGCGAACGGCGCGGTAAAACTGGCGCTACTTCAGCCAGGCGATACCATTATGGGTATGTCTCTTGACGCTGGCGGCCACCTCACCCACGGTGCTCGCCCTGCGCTTTCTGGTAAGTGGTTTAATGCGGTTCAATACGGCGTTGACCGTGAAACACTAGAAATCGACTACGACGCGGTTCGTCAAATCGCCATTGAGCACCAACCAAAAATGATCATCGCTGGGGGTAGTGCGATTCCACGTACTATCGATTTCGCAAAATTCCGTGCCATCGCAGACGAAGTTAACGCCATTCTTATGGTCGACATGGCGCACATCGCTGGCCTTATCGCTACAGGCGCGCACCCTAGCCCGCTTCCTCACGCACACGTTGTCACGACTACAACGCATAAAACACTGCGTGGCCCTCGCGGCGGTATGATTTTGACCAATCACGACGACATCATTAAAAAAATCAACTCAGCAGTATTTCCTGGTCTTCAAGGTGGCCCTCTGATGCACGTGATTGCTTCTAAAGCAGTGGCGTTCGGCGAGGCGCTTGGTCCTGAATTTAAAACTTATATTGATTCAGTGATCAATAACGCAAAAGTTCTAGCTGAAGTATTGCAAACTCGCGGATGCGACATCGTAACTGGTGGTACTGACACGCACCTCATGCTGGTTGATCTTCGCCCTAAAGGCTTGAAAGGCAACAAAGCAGAAGAGGCGCTAGAGCGTGCCGGCATCACATGTAACAAAAATGGCATCCCTTTTGATACAGAGAAGCCTATGATTACATCGGGCATCCGTTTAGGAACGCCTGCGGGTACAAGCCGCGGCTTTGGCGCTGAAGAATTCAAACTCATTGGTAACTGGATTGGCGATGTGCTGGATGGTTTGGTTAACAACCCTGAAGGTGACGCAATCGTTGAAAAACGCGTTCGCAAACAAGTCAAAGAACTTTGCAACCGTTACCCTCTTTACCAATAA
- a CDS encoding helix-turn-helix domain-containing protein, with amino-acid sequence MAESIYDEYPSMTLAKDKNEQNIEPLKLGQRIKDVRSKLGITLEEASQRTGLARSTLSKIENEQISPTFQAMQKLALGLQIDMPQLFEPPRKKVATGRRDVTKNNEGKPHPTQTYEHELLATQLSNKKMMPFKSQIRARSFDEYKDWVRHDGEEFLLILSGEVMFYSEFYEPVALSEGDSVYYDANMGHMLTSLSEEDAQILWVTAK; translated from the coding sequence ATGGCAGAAAGCATTTACGACGAATACCCATCAATGACGTTGGCAAAAGACAAAAATGAGCAGAATATTGAGCCACTTAAGCTTGGTCAGCGCATTAAAGATGTTCGTTCAAAACTCGGTATTACGTTAGAAGAGGCAAGCCAACGTACTGGCCTTGCGCGTTCTACGTTGAGCAAAATAGAGAATGAACAGATTTCGCCAACGTTCCAAGCCATGCAAAAACTGGCGCTTGGGTTACAAATAGATATGCCGCAACTCTTTGAGCCACCAAGAAAAAAAGTAGCAACAGGCCGTAGGGATGTGACAAAAAACAACGAGGGCAAACCGCACCCGACGCAAACCTACGAGCATGAACTTCTGGCGACTCAACTTTCCAATAAGAAAATGATGCCGTTTAAAAGCCAGATTCGAGCACGCAGTTTTGATGAATATAAAGATTGGGTTCGTCACGATGGTGAAGAGTTTCTGCTTATCTTGTCGGGTGAGGTCATGTTCTATTCTGAGTTTTATGAACCAGTCGCACTCAGCGAAGGCGACAGTGTTTACTATGATGCAAACATGGGCCATATGCTCACCAGTTTGAGTGAAGAAGATGCTCAAATTTTATGGGTGACGGCTAAGTAG
- the gcvT gene encoding glycine cleavage system aminomethyltransferase GcvT: protein MTQELLKTPLHALHVEVGAKMVPFAGYDMPVQYPLGVKKEHLHTRDAAGLFDVSHMGQLRLIGDGAAGFLETLVPVDIVDLGAGKQRYAFFTNEKGGIMDDLMVANLGDHLFVVVNAACKEQDIAHLKAHLPSDIELEIIDDRALLAIQGPKAAQVLARFAPEVAEMLFMDVRKVELLGAECIVSRSGYTGEDGYEISVPADKAEELARKLTGEEEVEWIGLGARDSLRLECGLCLYGHDLDTTTTPVEASLLWGIQKVRRTDGERAGGFPGADIILKQIETKDVARKRIGLVGQTKAPVREGAELFDADGNKIGIVTSGTAGPNAGKPVSMGYVRADLAVIGTELFAEVRGKMLPMTVEKMPFVPQRYYRG, encoded by the coding sequence ATGACTCAAGAACTTCTGAAAACACCACTGCATGCCCTTCACGTTGAAGTAGGCGCAAAGATGGTCCCGTTCGCGGGTTACGACATGCCGGTTCAATACCCTCTGGGCGTAAAGAAAGAGCACTTACACACGCGTGACGCGGCAGGTCTGTTCGATGTTTCTCACATGGGTCAACTCCGTTTGATTGGTGATGGTGCAGCGGGATTCCTAGAAACCTTGGTTCCTGTGGATATCGTTGACTTAGGTGCGGGTAAACAACGTTACGCGTTCTTTACCAATGAAAAGGGCGGCATTATGGACGACTTGATGGTGGCTAATCTTGGTGATCATCTGTTTGTTGTTGTAAATGCGGCATGTAAAGAACAAGATATCGCGCATCTAAAAGCACACCTCCCGTCAGATATTGAGCTGGAAATCATTGATGACCGCGCTCTACTCGCAATTCAAGGCCCTAAAGCGGCACAAGTGCTGGCGCGTTTTGCACCAGAAGTAGCTGAGATGCTGTTCATGGATGTGCGTAAAGTTGAACTGCTTGGCGCAGAGTGCATTGTCTCTCGTAGCGGTTACACAGGTGAAGATGGTTACGAAATCTCTGTACCAGCAGATAAAGCAGAAGAACTTGCACGTAAACTGACGGGCGAAGAAGAAGTTGAGTGGATCGGCCTTGGCGCACGTGATTCACTCCGCCTAGAGTGTGGGCTGTGTTTATATGGTCATGACTTAGATACAACAACAACCCCTGTTGAAGCAAGTTTGCTATGGGGCATTCAAAAAGTGCGGCGCACAGATGGTGAGCGTGCGGGTGGCTTCCCTGGTGCAGATATCATTCTTAAGCAGATTGAAACAAAAGACGTGGCTCGTAAGCGCATCGGCTTGGTTGGTCAAACGAAAGCACCAGTTCGCGAGGGCGCAGAGCTGTTCGATGCTGACGGCAACAAGATTGGTATCGTAACCAGTGGTACAGCGGGACCAAACGCAGGTAAGCCTGTTTCAATGGGTTATGTTCGTGCCGATCTCGCCGTTATTGGTACAGAACTATTTGCAGAAGTGCGTGGCAAAATGCTTCCAATGACGGTAGAGAAAATGCCATTCGTACCACAACGCTACTACCGTGGTTAA
- a CDS encoding TetR/AcrR family transcriptional regulator, producing MTVRKQGRRSAEAAEQTKCLILKVAADMFCELGYERVSLRNISEKAGVSHSLIRHHFGSKEKIWQAVSDALDEFMKNYMAELIDEMPSDMPYNHKIYRFMVRMLAFALRNPHPVQMIADAIRQNDDALLQYFLRSKDEFEAIFINLFGDYNDAHPDAKIDPWESKWQMLVFAHGAISLAPMMQETWPEDAENRDKLLINHWRIFNNVMATQFNIDKKDMLQPDSISEIVIDICCPIEDLTA from the coding sequence ATGACAGTGAGAAAGCAAGGCCGAAGAAGCGCCGAAGCCGCAGAGCAAACGAAATGTCTGATCCTTAAAGTGGCAGCCGATATGTTCTGTGAACTGGGCTATGAACGAGTCTCGCTACGTAACATCAGTGAAAAAGCAGGTGTATCACATAGTTTGATTCGTCATCATTTCGGTAGCAAAGAAAAGATATGGCAGGCTGTCAGTGATGCCTTGGATGAGTTCATGAAAAATTACATGGCAGAACTCATTGATGAAATGCCAAGCGATATGCCCTACAATCACAAAATCTACCGATTTATGGTACGGATGCTCGCGTTTGCACTCCGTAATCCTCACCCTGTCCAAATGATCGCAGACGCGATTCGTCAAAATGACGATGCCTTATTGCAATACTTCTTGCGTTCAAAAGATGAGTTTGAAGCGATATTCATCAATTTATTTGGTGATTATAACGATGCCCACCCTGATGCAAAAATTGACCCTTGGGAATCGAAATGGCAAATGTTGGTATTTGCGCACGGAGCGATTAGCCTCGCACCAATGATGCAAGAGACATGGCCTGAAGATGCTGAGAACCGCGACAAGCTTTTGATCAACCACTGGCGCATTTTTAATAACGTGATGGCAACGCAGTTCAATATTGATAAAAAAGATATGCTCCAACCAGATAGCATAAGCGAGATCGTCATTGATATTTGCTGTCCGATTGAAGATCTGACCGCTTAA
- a CDS encoding efflux RND transporter periplasmic adaptor subunit, translating to MRKQYLKRTFIGVAVALSLSTMLTGCNQAVSEPSAPLIKPVKLLAVKDLAVADSDAFLARIDATYRAQLSFQVGGEVETLNVRMGQEVSKGDVLATLDPKDLQLALDAAQAQYALAKTQWERSKSLFSKKLISTDSYDRQETQYKAALANLEQAKTDLSYTEIHAPFDGVVSYTYVKPYQVVGAKQEILNLIDNSALDVSFTLPVKFAEDVSLSGLKNAEMWVTMDSEPNKRIQGTFKEISTQPNSDTNSYEAIVTITRPSDRNLLTGMTGQVHIAKQNVSTAMQLPSSAWVTKDSTKGQVWVMDSDTQQVNKVTVSLNASGAVESGLDRNDYVVTAGVERLVEGQVVKAWVREDGI from the coding sequence GTGCGAAAACAATACCTAAAGCGCACATTTATCGGAGTTGCAGTGGCGTTGAGCCTTTCAACCATGCTGACTGGGTGTAATCAAGCCGTGTCAGAACCATCTGCTCCGTTGATTAAGCCAGTCAAATTACTTGCGGTGAAAGATCTCGCTGTCGCGGATTCGGATGCCTTTCTTGCCAGAATTGATGCAACTTATCGTGCGCAACTTTCATTCCAAGTTGGGGGCGAAGTGGAAACCCTTAATGTGCGTATGGGCCAAGAAGTGAGTAAAGGTGATGTGTTAGCGACGCTTGATCCGAAAGATTTGCAATTGGCATTAGATGCAGCCCAAGCGCAATACGCATTGGCAAAAACGCAATGGGAACGTTCGAAAAGTCTATTTAGCAAAAAGCTGATCAGTACAGACAGTTATGATCGCCAAGAGACCCAATACAAAGCCGCTCTGGCGAATCTCGAACAGGCCAAAACGGATTTAAGCTACACAGAAATTCATGCTCCTTTTGATGGTGTGGTGTCCTATACCTACGTGAAACCTTATCAAGTGGTGGGTGCTAAACAGGAAATCTTGAACCTGATTGATAATTCCGCGCTGGATGTTTCTTTTACGCTACCAGTTAAGTTCGCGGAAGATGTATCACTTTCTGGGCTTAAAAATGCGGAAATGTGGGTAACGATGGACAGTGAGCCGAATAAACGTATTCAGGGCACATTCAAAGAAATCTCAACGCAGCCGAACTCCGATACGAACAGCTATGAAGCAATCGTCACTATCACACGCCCATCCGATCGTAATTTGCTGACGGGTATGACAGGACAAGTTCACATCGCGAAGCAGAATGTGTCTACCGCAATGCAACTGCCTAGTAGCGCATGGGTGACCAAAGATTCGACCAAAGGACAAGTTTGGGTAATGGACAGCGATACGCAACAAGTGAATAAAGTGACAGTATCACTTAATGCAAGCGGCGCGGTCGAATCTGGCCTTGATCGAAATGATTATGTAGTCACCGCTGGCGTGGAACGTCTTGTCGAGGGGCAAGTTGTGAAAGCGTGGGTTCGCGAGGATGGTATTTAA
- a CDS encoding efflux RND transporter periplasmic adaptor subunit: MKRSLFVMSAIALAVLTGCNSTDEVISEQPLYVSTVSVDVPVKSQYRTFKGQVVPAEQTPIAFRRAGEVQHVLVKAGDMVKAGQMIAKLDDSKEKQAMNDAEAQYSLAIRQLKRGEELHSRAMISKAELDELTANKELAEANFYNATNQLNYTRLFAPFTGKVSDVFKERFERVAIGEPVLNLYQSDKVYVRIELSDNVLAMVNPNTQSMSYQPQATFSGVDKKYALQYLEHTSEPNAQTQTYQMYLTMPQPKNEILPGTSVSVSVDMVAAGITSIDGYSIPMTALQAGNQEGEFFVWKLNGDVVTKVAVTIDQINGGGAIVSSGVAQDDVLINSSLRKLREGKHVDVVEKEQ, from the coding sequence ATGAAACGTTCATTATTTGTAATGTCTGCTATCGCACTAGCCGTTTTGACGGGGTGTAATAGCACCGATGAAGTGATTAGCGAGCAACCGTTGTATGTCTCTACGGTTTCTGTTGATGTGCCGGTGAAAAGCCAGTACCGCACCTTTAAAGGTCAAGTTGTGCCAGCAGAGCAAACGCCGATTGCATTTCGTCGCGCTGGTGAAGTTCAACACGTTCTTGTTAAAGCTGGCGATATGGTCAAAGCAGGGCAGATGATTGCCAAGCTGGATGACAGCAAAGAAAAGCAAGCGATGAATGATGCAGAAGCTCAGTATAGCCTTGCGATTCGCCAGCTCAAGCGTGGGGAAGAACTCCATAGCCGAGCGATGATCTCGAAAGCGGAACTTGATGAACTCACGGCGAATAAAGAGCTTGCGGAAGCGAACTTCTACAACGCAACAAACCAATTGAACTACACCCGTTTATTTGCCCCATTTACTGGCAAGGTATCGGACGTGTTTAAAGAGCGCTTTGAGCGTGTCGCCATTGGTGAACCGGTTTTAAACCTTTATCAAAGTGACAAAGTGTACGTTCGTATTGAGCTGTCAGATAACGTATTAGCCATGGTGAATCCAAATACGCAAAGTATGAGTTATCAACCACAAGCAACGTTTTCTGGTGTCGATAAAAAATACGCACTGCAATATTTGGAGCACACCAGTGAACCGAATGCACAGACGCAAACCTATCAGATGTACTTGACCATGCCTCAGCCTAAGAATGAGATTCTTCCGGGTACCAGTGTGAGTGTTTCTGTCGATATGGTCGCGGCGGGCATTACATCAATTGATGGTTACAGCATTCCAATGACGGCGCTGCAAGCAGGCAATCAAGAGGGTGAGTTTTTCGTGTGGAAACTCAACGGTGACGTGGTAACTAAAGTCGCGGTTACTATCGACCAGATCAACGGTGGGGGCGCGATTGTGTCATCAGGCGTTGCTCAAGACGATGTATTAATCAATTCCAGCTTACGTAAATTGCGTGAAGGGAAGCATGTAGATGTGGTGGAGAAAGAACAATAA
- a CDS encoding efflux RND transporter permease subunit, whose amino-acid sequence MNIAEYSIKNKVISWLFIVILAVGGVTSFLELGRLEDPAFTIKDAMVIATYPGATSKEVEEELTYPLEKEIRKLPYIDKITSTSSSGMSQIMVSMKMDYGPDELPQIWDEMRRKINDLQPTLPQGVQSLQIIDDFGDVYGVMLMLTGDDYDYIELKRYADQLTRELELIDGVGKVDIAGDQQEMLFVEISLDRLAALNLDMNVISGLLNQQNNVVSAGEVMVNGESLVIRPSGTLNTVEALENLIIHGRDTGNLIRLKDVATISRGIQEKPGNVILFNGKKAINIGISFASGVNVVEVGQRIQAELASLETIKPAGLDMSYFYNQSQEVDDSVKAFVISLAEAVAIVIIVLLFTMGLRSGVIIGLVLLLTVFGTFILMNYNNIELHRISLGALIVALGMLVDNAIVVVEGILVGLKKGRTKVQAATDIVKQTQWPLLGATVIAITAFAPIGLSQDATGEFMGSLFWVLCFSLFLSWVTAITLTPFLADLLLKEEEKGENAEDEDPYKGWLFVAFGASLKLALRFRWLTVAAMIAMLVGAVIAFGQVKQQFFPPSNTPMFYVDMWMPEGTDIRETIKKAEQVESYIRTQDDIDFVSASIGQGLQRFSLTYQPEKSYEAYAQFQVRTTDRENMFVLLNKLDADLAKTFDKPTFQFKLMEFGPSPASKIEARITGPDPQVLRELAVQVEDILHTDPGARNIRHDWRERTKELVPVFNESKARRLGISKEDLSSTLQMAFGGSTLGFLRDGTHILPIMTRLPEAERVDFESLQNVNIWSPSLQSYIPVDQVIDGVKLDWEEPLIQRRDRKRTLTVLADHDVLSDDTAASLFARVQPKVMALHIPEGYEITWGGEYESSKDAQEGLFGSLPMGYLLMFIITMLLFNSLKKPLVIWFTVPLSIIGVAFGLLTTNMPFSFTAFLGLLSLSGMILKNGIVLLDQINLELDSGKDPYLAIIDSAISRVRPVSMAALTTILGMIPLVFDAFFGSMAITIMAGLGFATVLTLIVVPVMFAILFKIKPTTA is encoded by the coding sequence ATGAACATTGCTGAATACTCAATTAAGAACAAAGTCATCAGCTGGCTGTTCATCGTTATCCTTGCTGTTGGTGGGGTAACGTCGTTCCTAGAATTAGGGCGTTTGGAAGACCCTGCATTTACGATCAAAGATGCGATGGTGATTGCGACCTATCCGGGTGCAACGTCGAAAGAGGTTGAAGAGGAACTGACCTATCCGTTAGAGAAAGAAATTCGTAAATTACCTTATATTGATAAGATTACGTCGACGTCATCCAGTGGTATGTCACAGATCATGGTGAGCATGAAGATGGATTACGGTCCGGATGAATTGCCGCAAATCTGGGATGAAATGCGCCGTAAAATTAATGATCTGCAGCCAACTTTGCCGCAAGGCGTTCAATCTTTGCAAATCATTGATGATTTCGGTGATGTTTACGGTGTGATGTTGATGCTAACGGGCGATGATTACGATTACATCGAACTCAAGCGTTACGCCGATCAACTGACACGCGAGCTAGAACTTATTGATGGCGTGGGCAAAGTCGACATTGCTGGTGACCAGCAAGAGATGCTATTTGTTGAAATCTCGCTCGATCGCCTTGCTGCGCTCAACCTAGACATGAATGTGATTTCTGGATTACTCAACCAGCAGAACAATGTGGTCTCTGCGGGTGAGGTAATGGTTAACGGGGAAAGCCTGGTTATTCGTCCTAGTGGCACCTTAAACACTGTAGAAGCATTGGAAAACCTGATCATTCATGGGCGAGATACGGGTAATCTTATCCGTTTGAAAGATGTCGCGACGATCAGCCGTGGTATTCAAGAAAAGCCGGGCAACGTGATTTTGTTTAATGGCAAAAAAGCGATCAACATCGGTATCTCGTTTGCTTCAGGTGTAAACGTAGTGGAAGTCGGTCAGCGTATCCAAGCAGAGCTAGCAAGCCTTGAGACGATCAAGCCTGCAGGTCTTGATATGAGCTACTTCTACAACCAGTCGCAAGAAGTGGATGATTCAGTAAAAGCGTTCGTTATTAGTTTGGCGGAAGCCGTTGCGATCGTGATTATCGTACTACTGTTCACCATGGGGCTTCGTAGTGGTGTGATCATCGGTTTGGTGCTGTTATTGACGGTGTTTGGTACGTTCATTTTGATGAACTACAACAATATCGAATTGCACCGTATCTCGCTGGGTGCCTTGATTGTCGCCCTCGGTATGCTCGTAGATAATGCCATTGTGGTGGTAGAGGGCATATTGGTTGGCCTTAAAAAAGGGCGTACCAAAGTGCAAGCCGCAACGGATATTGTAAAACAGACTCAATGGCCTTTGCTTGGTGCCACGGTTATTGCCATTACGGCATTCGCTCCTATCGGTCTTTCCCAAGATGCGACGGGTGAGTTTATGGGCTCATTATTCTGGGTATTGTGTTTCTCTCTCTTCTTGAGTTGGGTTACGGCAATTACTCTGACCCCATTCCTTGCTGATCTTCTCTTAAAAGAAGAAGAGAAAGGTGAGAATGCAGAAGACGAAGACCCATACAAAGGTTGGTTGTTTGTTGCGTTCGGCGCATCACTAAAATTAGCGCTACGTTTTCGTTGGTTAACGGTTGCTGCAATGATAGCGATGCTCGTAGGGGCGGTTATCGCATTCGGTCAAGTGAAGCAACAGTTCTTCCCACCATCAAATACGCCAATGTTCTACGTTGATATGTGGATGCCTGAGGGGACCGATATTCGTGAGACCATTAAGAAAGCGGAACAAGTAGAAAGCTATATTCGCACGCAAGATGACATCGACTTTGTATCGGCGTCTATTGGTCAAGGATTGCAGCGTTTTTCACTGACTTACCAACCAGAAAAGAGCTACGAAGCGTACGCGCAGTTCCAAGTACGTACGACCGATCGTGAGAACATGTTTGTATTGCTTAACAAACTCGATGCGGATTTGGCGAAGACGTTTGATAAGCCGACATTCCAATTCAAACTGATGGAGTTTGGCCCGTCACCTGCATCTAAGATTGAAGCGCGTATTACTGGCCCAGATCCTCAAGTGTTGCGTGAATTGGCGGTTCAAGTTGAAGACATTCTGCATACCGATCCAGGTGCGCGTAATATTCGTCATGATTGGCGTGAGCGTACTAAAGAGCTTGTTCCGGTATTTAATGAATCTAAAGCTCGTCGCTTAGGGATCTCGAAAGAAGACTTATCGAGCACGTTACAAATGGCCTTTGGTGGTAGCACTCTAGGGTTCTTACGTGATGGTACGCATATTCTTCCTATCATGACGCGTTTGCCAGAAGCAGAGCGTGTGGATTTTGAATCACTACAAAACGTGAACATTTGGAGCCCTTCTTTACAGTCATATATTCCTGTAGATCAGGTGATTGATGGTGTGAAGCTTGATTGGGAAGAGCCACTTATTCAGCGTCGTGACCGTAAACGTACGTTAACTGTGTTGGCAGACCATGATGTATTGAGTGATGACACCGCAGCAAGCTTGTTCGCACGAGTCCAACCAAAAGTGATGGCGCTGCATATTCCTGAGGGGTATGAAATCACGTGGGGTGGTGAGTACGAATCTTCGAAAGATGCACAAGAGGGGCTGTTTGGTTCATTACCGATGGGTTACTTGTTGATGTTCATCATCACGATGTTGTTGTTTAACTCGCTTAAAAAACCATTGGTAATTTGGTTTACGGTGCCACTTTCGATCATCGGTGTCGCGTTTGGTTTGTTAACTACAAACATGCCTTTCAGCTTCACCGCGTTTCTTGGCTTATTAAGTTTGAGCGGCATGATTTTGAAAAATGGCATTGTTTTGCTAGACCAAATTAACCTTGAGTTGGACTCTGGTAAAGATCCTTACCTTGCGATCATCGACAGTGCAATCAGTCGCGTTCGTCCGGTAAGTATGGCTGCATTAACGACAATACTGGGGATGATACCGCTGGTATTCGATGCGTTCTTCGGCTCAATGGCAATAACAATTATGGCAGGCCTTGGATTCGCTACAGTACTGACGCTGATCGTTGTGCCAGTGATGTTTGCAATTCTGTTTAAAATTAAACCGACCACTGCATAG